The following coding sequences are from one Burkholderia stabilis window:
- a CDS encoding glycosyltransferase family 4 protein has translation MRIAIVTHVVRHNDGQGRVNYEIARAALAEHYEVTLVASHVAPELLADPRVRWVPVKVGRFWPSNLVKQQVFALKSAWWLRTHRDEYDVLHVNGFISWIKADVNTAHFVHGGWFRSPYYPFGLAKGLWSAYQYIYTRVNTVLERWAYRRSRAITAVSQKVADEIAALGIDSRKISVIYNGVDASAFAGAQADRAAFKLPDDAFLLLFVGDLRTPRKNLGTVLKALTKLPANVHLAVAGYLPGSPYPEEARALGIDARVHFLGLVKNMPTLMRSVDAYVFPSRYEAMSLSLLEAMAAGLPVVTARTAGGAEIITRECGIVLEDPDDPAALAQAIGSLAASRDTCRAMGDAARELMTRFGWAHMGAQYIALYRRIGQPPQPSAFERVEHAVTQEQT, from the coding sequence TTGAGAATCGCGATCGTCACGCATGTCGTGCGACATAACGACGGGCAGGGCCGCGTCAATTACGAAATCGCGCGCGCGGCGCTGGCCGAGCACTACGAAGTCACGCTGGTTGCGTCGCACGTCGCGCCCGAGCTGCTGGCCGACCCGCGCGTGCGCTGGGTGCCCGTGAAGGTCGGGCGCTTCTGGCCGTCGAATCTCGTCAAGCAGCAGGTGTTCGCGCTGAAGAGCGCGTGGTGGCTGCGCACGCACCGCGACGAGTACGACGTGCTGCACGTGAACGGCTTCATCTCGTGGATCAAGGCCGACGTGAACACCGCGCACTTCGTGCACGGCGGCTGGTTCAGGAGCCCGTACTATCCGTTTGGGCTCGCGAAAGGGCTGTGGTCCGCCTATCAATACATTTATACGCGCGTGAACACCGTGCTCGAACGCTGGGCGTACCGGCGTTCGCGCGCGATCACGGCCGTCTCGCAGAAGGTGGCCGACGAGATCGCCGCGCTCGGCATCGACAGCCGCAAGATCAGCGTGATCTACAACGGCGTCGACGCCAGCGCGTTCGCGGGCGCGCAGGCCGACCGCGCGGCGTTCAAGCTGCCGGACGATGCGTTCCTGCTGCTGTTCGTCGGCGACCTGCGCACGCCGCGCAAGAACCTCGGCACGGTGCTGAAGGCGCTGACGAAGCTGCCGGCCAACGTTCATCTGGCGGTGGCCGGGTATCTGCCCGGCAGCCCGTATCCGGAAGAGGCGCGCGCGCTCGGCATCGATGCGCGCGTGCATTTCCTCGGCCTGGTGAAAAACATGCCGACGCTGATGCGCTCGGTCGACGCGTATGTGTTCCCGTCGCGCTACGAAGCGATGAGCCTGTCTCTGCTGGAGGCGATGGCGGCCGGGCTGCCGGTGGTCACCGCGCGCACGGCCGGCGGCGCGGAGATCATCACGCGCGAGTGCGGGATCGTGCTGGAGGACCCGGACGATCCGGCCGCGCTCGCGCAGGCGATCGGCTCGCTCGCGGCATCGCGCGACACCTGTCGCGCGATGGGCGACGCGGCCCGCGAACTGATGACCCGTTTCGGCTGGGCGCATATGGGCGCCCAGTACATCGCGCTCTACCGGCGCATCGGCCAACCCCCGCAGCCGTCCGCTTTCGAGCGGGTCGAGCATGCAGTCACGCAGGAGCAAACGTGA
- a CDS encoding glycosyltransferase family 2 protein, which produces MKISVLVPTYRRPADLARCLLALQRQHRLPDEVIVVARPEDDATHERLADPAVGGALPLRIVPVDVPGQVAALNKGLDSAHGDIVAITDDDAAPHPDWLARVESAFLADPRVGAVGGRDWVHEKGRVLDESRELVGQLTLSGKIVGNHHLGVGGAREVDMLKGANMSYRRAAIERLRFDTRLRGAGAQVHNDMGFSMHVQREGWKLVYDPAIAVDHFPAERFDDDRRDAASLNAISNGAYNLHLILREHLPPVRREIAWWWWTLVGTRVYPGVAHVLLSLHTAKRDRTREHWRAVRRGARDARRANLAPTARRCRR; this is translated from the coding sequence ATGAAAATTTCCGTGCTCGTTCCGACCTACCGGCGTCCCGCCGACCTCGCGCGCTGCCTGCTGGCGTTGCAGCGGCAGCATCGGCTGCCCGACGAGGTGATCGTCGTCGCGCGCCCGGAGGACGACGCCACGCACGAACGGCTCGCCGATCCGGCGGTCGGCGGCGCGCTGCCGCTGCGCATCGTGCCGGTCGACGTGCCGGGGCAGGTCGCCGCGCTGAACAAGGGGCTCGACTCCGCGCACGGCGACATCGTCGCGATCACCGACGACGATGCGGCGCCGCATCCCGACTGGCTCGCGCGCGTCGAGTCGGCGTTCCTGGCCGATCCGCGCGTCGGCGCGGTGGGCGGGCGCGACTGGGTCCACGAGAAGGGCCGCGTGCTCGACGAGTCGCGCGAGCTGGTCGGCCAGCTCACGCTGTCCGGCAAGATCGTCGGCAATCATCACCTCGGCGTCGGCGGCGCACGCGAAGTCGACATGCTGAAAGGCGCGAACATGAGCTACCGGCGCGCCGCGATCGAACGGCTGCGCTTCGACACGCGGCTGCGCGGCGCCGGCGCGCAGGTGCACAACGACATGGGATTCAGCATGCATGTGCAGCGCGAGGGCTGGAAGCTCGTCTACGACCCGGCGATCGCGGTCGATCATTTTCCGGCCGAACGCTTCGACGACGACCGGCGCGATGCCGCGTCGCTGAATGCGATCAGCAACGGCGCGTACAACCTGCATCTGATCCTGCGCGAACATCTGCCGCCGGTGCGGCGCGAGATCGCCTGGTGGTGGTGGACGCTGGTCGGCACGCGCGTCTACCCGGGCGTCGCGCACGTGCTGCTGTCGCTGCATACGGCGAAGCGAGACCGGACCCGCGAGCACTGGCGCGCGGTGCGGCGCGGCGCACGCGATGCCCGCCGCGCGAACCTTGCCCCCACCGCGCGGCGATGCCGCCGGTGA
- a CDS encoding helix-turn-helix transcriptional regulator produces the protein MERIASPAIALRRYDTCEASDVHDFHQVVLGVDGAMVMAVDGIGQRIDRHAAWLIPAGARHDYAGLGDNRQLVIDLPAASLAVPQRLFDRARAVDIDPALTSLVAQVAAAAAQLDAPAGDALQAAAHRFQWQAAARLCGALLDDAGIAAPESGLDFARIDRWLRARLAEPLRIADLAAHCGYGMRRFHQLFVDAFGETPHRYLQRLRLDAAVVLLADGRHPLVDIAGMVGFADQSTFTHAFTKRFGIAPGRWRGERH, from the coding sequence ATGGAACGCATCGCCTCCCCCGCCATCGCGCTGCGCCGCTACGACACGTGCGAAGCGTCGGACGTGCACGACTTCCACCAGGTCGTGCTCGGCGTCGATGGCGCGATGGTGATGGCGGTGGACGGGATCGGCCAGCGCATCGACCGGCACGCGGCCTGGCTGATTCCGGCCGGCGCGCGCCATGATTACGCGGGCCTCGGCGACAACCGCCAGCTCGTGATCGACCTTCCCGCCGCGTCGCTCGCGGTGCCGCAGCGGTTGTTCGACCGTGCACGCGCGGTGGACATCGATCCGGCGCTGACGTCGCTCGTCGCGCAGGTCGCGGCGGCGGCCGCGCAACTCGATGCGCCGGCCGGCGACGCGCTGCAGGCCGCCGCGCATCGTTTCCAGTGGCAGGCCGCCGCGCGCCTGTGCGGCGCGCTGCTCGACGACGCCGGCATCGCCGCGCCCGAGTCGGGCCTCGATTTCGCGCGTATCGACCGCTGGCTGCGCGCGCGGCTCGCCGAGCCGCTGCGCATCGCCGATCTCGCCGCGCACTGCGGCTACGGGATGCGCCGGTTTCATCAACTGTTCGTCGACGCGTTCGGCGAAACACCGCATCGCTACCTGCAGCGGCTGCGGCTCGACGCCGCCGTCGTGCTGCTCGCCGACGGCCGGCATCCGCTCGTCGATATCGCGGGTATGGTCGGTTTCGCGGATCAAAGCACGTTCACGCACGCGTTTACGAAGCGCTTCGGCATCGCGCCGGGCCGCTGGCGCGGCGAGCGGCATTGA
- a CDS encoding glycosyltransferase family 4 protein, with the protein MTPTQVHVHLFYGADPRTYRKGENIGCLYGYHHAESDEFRLSYSQDGGESRVASLARRALKAALGFDVVHAWRNRAALLNTDVIWTHTEQEHLAASLILKLAGAQGRRPLLLAQSVWLFDKWGSFGGPRRWLYRKLLARADALTTLARDNAELCRRYLGRDAEFVYYGLNTQDFPITEPQQWRPNRPLRIAAIGNDRDRDWRTFLAAFGGDARYDVRLATRRRVPREWHAPNVKIGSASGLAKQHELYAWADVIVVPLRPNFHASGITVMLEAAAVGKPMIVSDVGGLSDYFPHDTAAYVPAFDAQAMRQAADRFVADPAAALDCARAATACLRERDLTTQAFAEQHVRITRDMLRRRRTPAAAGLSMPLADSRPSSR; encoded by the coding sequence ATGACCCCGACCCAAGTTCACGTTCACCTGTTTTACGGCGCAGATCCGCGCACCTACCGGAAAGGCGAGAACATCGGCTGCCTGTACGGCTATCACCATGCCGAATCCGACGAATTCCGGCTGTCCTATTCGCAGGACGGCGGCGAGAGCCGCGTCGCGAGCCTCGCGCGCCGCGCGCTGAAGGCGGCGCTCGGTTTCGACGTCGTGCATGCATGGCGCAACCGCGCCGCGCTGCTGAACACCGACGTGATCTGGACGCACACCGAGCAGGAGCATCTCGCCGCGTCGCTGATCCTGAAGCTCGCTGGCGCGCAGGGCAGGCGCCCGCTGCTGCTCGCGCAGAGCGTGTGGCTGTTCGACAAGTGGGGCAGTTTCGGCGGCCCGCGCCGCTGGCTGTACCGCAAGCTGCTCGCGCGCGCCGACGCGCTGACCACGCTCGCGCGCGACAACGCCGAGCTGTGCCGCCGTTATCTCGGGCGCGACGCCGAATTCGTCTACTACGGGCTGAACACGCAGGACTTTCCGATCACCGAGCCGCAACAATGGCGGCCGAACCGGCCGCTGCGGATCGCGGCGATCGGCAACGATCGCGATCGCGATTGGCGCACGTTCCTCGCCGCGTTCGGCGGCGACGCGCGCTACGACGTGCGGCTCGCGACGCGCCGCCGCGTGCCGCGCGAATGGCATGCGCCGAACGTGAAGATCGGTTCGGCGTCGGGGCTTGCAAAGCAGCACGAGCTGTATGCATGGGCCGACGTGATCGTCGTGCCGCTGCGGCCGAACTTCCACGCGTCGGGCATCACCGTGATGCTCGAGGCGGCGGCGGTCGGCAAGCCGATGATCGTGTCCGACGTCGGCGGCCTCAGCGACTACTTTCCGCACGATACGGCCGCCTACGTGCCGGCGTTCGATGCGCAGGCGATGCGCCAGGCCGCCGATCGTTTCGTTGCCGATCCGGCAGCGGCGCTCGATTGCGCGCGGGCTGCCACCGCGTGCCTGCGCGAGCGCGACCTGACCACGCAGGCGTTTGCCGAGCAGCACGTGCGGATCACGCGCGACATGCTACGCCGGCGCCGGACGCCGGCGGCCGCGGGCCTTTCGATGCCGCTCGCGGATTCGCGTCCGTCGTCGCGGTGA
- a CDS encoding MFS transporter gives MESSCHSGAVASNGPTASNTQTHAAHPAGDGRLSSARVALLAVCCAASVANVYYAQPLLDSIARDFGVSQAAVGGVITATQLGCALALLFVVPLGDLLNRKRLIAVQLLLLTAACIGVAASSTRIALLAGMVAVGLLGTAMTQGLIACSAALAGAGERGRVVGAAQGGVVIGLLAARSLAGVVTDIAGWRAVYLVSGVLAIAMLVVLSRLLPDTAEPRERIGYAALLRSMAALLRNERVLRVRGAIALLMFAAFSIFWSALVLPLSAPPHSMSHTQIGAFGLVGALGAAAATRAGRLADRGRGEATTGAALALLACSWLPLAFGNTSIALLIVGIVLLDVGGQAVHVVNQSMILGARPDAHARLVGCYMLFYSAGSGLGAIASTMMYARAGWTGVCALGAVVSLAALGVWAATLRRA, from the coding sequence ATGGAGTCTTCCTGTCATTCCGGCGCCGTTGCGTCGAACGGGCCGACCGCGTCGAATACGCAGACGCATGCGGCACATCCAGCCGGCGACGGCCGCCTGTCTTCCGCACGCGTCGCGCTGCTGGCCGTCTGCTGCGCCGCGAGCGTCGCGAACGTCTACTACGCGCAGCCGCTGCTCGACTCGATTGCGCGGGATTTCGGCGTGTCGCAGGCGGCCGTCGGCGGCGTCATCACCGCCACGCAGCTCGGCTGCGCGCTCGCGCTGCTGTTCGTCGTGCCGCTCGGCGACCTGCTGAACCGCAAGCGCCTGATCGCCGTGCAGCTTCTGCTGCTGACGGCGGCCTGCATCGGCGTGGCCGCATCGTCGACGCGCATCGCGCTGCTGGCGGGGATGGTCGCGGTCGGCCTGCTCGGCACTGCAATGACGCAAGGACTGATCGCGTGCTCGGCTGCGCTCGCGGGCGCCGGCGAGCGTGGGCGCGTGGTGGGCGCCGCACAGGGCGGCGTCGTGATCGGGCTGCTGGCCGCGCGTTCGCTGGCCGGCGTCGTCACCGACATCGCCGGCTGGCGCGCCGTCTATCTCGTCTCGGGCGTACTCGCGATCGCAATGCTCGTCGTGCTGTCGCGGCTGTTGCCCGATACGGCCGAACCGCGCGAACGCATCGGCTACGCGGCGCTGCTGCGATCGATGGCGGCACTGCTGCGCAACGAACGCGTGCTGCGCGTGCGCGGCGCGATCGCGCTGCTGATGTTCGCGGCATTCAGCATCTTCTGGAGTGCGCTCGTGCTGCCGCTGAGCGCGCCGCCGCATTCGATGTCGCATACGCAGATCGGCGCGTTCGGCCTCGTCGGCGCACTGGGCGCGGCGGCGGCCACGCGTGCGGGCCGGCTCGCGGATCGCGGGCGCGGCGAAGCGACGACCGGCGCCGCGCTCGCGCTGCTCGCGTGCTCGTGGCTGCCGCTTGCGTTCGGCAATACGTCGATCGCGCTGCTGATCGTCGGCATCGTGTTGCTCGACGTCGGCGGGCAGGCCGTCCACGTCGTCAACCAGAGCATGATTCTCGGCGCGCGACCCGACGCGCACGCGCGCCTCGTCGGCTGCTACATGCTGTTCTACTCGGCCGGCAGCGGGCTCGGCGCGATTGCGTCGACGATGATGTATGCGCGCGCCGGATGGACGGGCGTCTGCGCGCTAGGCGCGGTCGTGAGCCTTGCTGCCCTCGGCGTATGGGCCGCGACGCTCAGGCGCGCGTGA
- a CDS encoding MFS transporter translates to MDTTTPSSAFPPALTRVVATVSIGFVVTQLDVTIVNIALAHLAGDLHLPVAGLQWVVDAYTLAFAVLMLSGGALGDRFGARRLYVAGLVLFALASLACGAAVSPAMLIAARALQGVGAAAMLPNSLALLNDSCRHDPHLRARAVGGWTAAGSISIAAGPVVGGLLIAAWGWRGIFLVNLPLCAAGLAAALAWVPARREAAAPPRPARALDLRGQLIAIAMLTALTGAVIEWRPLGFAHPVVAGGFALAALAALAFVAVESRTATPMLPLSLFRHRTFSAAVLFGICVNLTYYGTVFVLALYLQRARGESALQAGLAFLPLTGGFLLSNLASGRVVARHGPRAPMLAGALVAALGYGSLHFVDASTPLAVLLVPFLLIPSGMGFAVPAMTTAVLASVAPERAGIASAVLNTARQAGGAMGVAAFGALAGGGGASQVVSGLRIETAVSVALLAAAALLATLVRPDAHRGASATRQAVRTAE, encoded by the coding sequence ATGGATACGACCACACCCTCCTCCGCCTTCCCGCCCGCGCTCACCCGCGTCGTCGCGACCGTGAGCATCGGTTTTGTCGTCACGCAACTCGACGTGACGATCGTCAACATCGCGCTCGCGCATCTCGCCGGCGACCTGCATCTGCCGGTCGCCGGCCTGCAGTGGGTCGTCGATGCGTACACGCTCGCGTTCGCAGTGCTGATGCTGTCGGGCGGCGCGCTCGGCGACCGTTTCGGCGCGCGCCGGCTGTACGTCGCGGGCCTCGTGCTGTTCGCGCTCGCATCGCTCGCGTGCGGCGCCGCCGTCTCGCCCGCGATGCTGATCGCGGCCCGCGCGCTGCAGGGCGTCGGCGCCGCCGCGATGCTGCCGAATTCGCTCGCACTGCTCAACGACTCTTGCCGGCATGACCCGCACCTGCGCGCACGCGCCGTCGGCGGGTGGACGGCCGCCGGGTCGATCTCGATCGCGGCCGGCCCGGTCGTCGGCGGGCTGCTGATCGCCGCCTGGGGCTGGCGCGGCATCTTCCTCGTCAACCTGCCGCTGTGCGCGGCGGGGCTCGCAGCCGCGTTGGCGTGGGTGCCCGCGCGCCGCGAGGCGGCCGCACCGCCCCGCCCCGCTCGTGCGCTCGACCTGCGCGGCCAGCTCATCGCGATCGCGATGCTGACCGCGCTGACCGGCGCGGTGATCGAATGGCGCCCGCTCGGTTTCGCGCATCCGGTCGTCGCGGGCGGTTTCGCGCTGGCGGCGCTGGCCGCGCTCGCATTCGTCGCGGTGGAATCGCGCACGGCCACGCCGATGCTGCCGCTGTCGCTGTTCCGCCATCGCACCTTCAGCGCGGCCGTGTTGTTCGGGATCTGCGTGAATCTCACGTACTACGGCACCGTGTTCGTGCTCGCGCTTTACCTGCAGCGCGCACGCGGCGAATCAGCGTTGCAGGCTGGCCTCGCGTTCCTGCCGCTGACCGGCGGCTTCCTGCTGTCGAATCTCGCGAGCGGCCGGGTCGTCGCGCGTCACGGCCCGCGCGCGCCGATGCTGGCGGGCGCGCTCGTCGCCGCACTCGGCTACGGATCGCTGCACTTCGTCGATGCGTCGACGCCGCTGGCCGTCCTGCTCGTGCCGTTCCTGCTGATTCCGTCGGGAATGGGGTTCGCGGTGCCGGCGATGACGACCGCCGTGCTCGCGTCGGTCGCGCCCGAGCGGGCCGGCATCGCGTCGGCCGTGCTGAATACCGCGCGGCAGGCAGGCGGCGCAATGGGCGTCGCCGCGTTCGGCGCACTCGCCGGTGGCGGCGGTGCGTCGCAGGTCGTCAGCGGGCTGCGGATCGAAACGGCCGTGTCGGTCGCGCTGCTGGCCGCGGCCGCACTGCTCGCGACGCTCGTCCGGCCCGATGCGCATCGCGGCGCATCGGCCACCCGTCAGGCGGTGCGGACCGCCGAATGA
- a CDS encoding glycosyltransferase family 4 protein: protein MSQSSRPIKSLQIGMHWFPERAGGLDRMYYSLVGALPGAGVEVRGLVAGSPKVADDTGGAIQGFGPASEPLARRMLAARRALREEIRSERPDVISSHFALYTFPGLDVTRGIPQVSHFQGPWADESQVEGAASLGQRAKRYLEQAVYTRSSRLIVLSQAFGQILTNRYGIDPSRVRVIPGCVDTAQFDTPLTPAEARHKLQLPQDRPIVLAVRRLVRRMGLEDLIDAIGLLKHRHPDVLLLIAGKGKIAEELQQRIDAAGLQDNVKLLGFVPDHHLAALYRAATVSVVPTVALEGFGLITVESLASGTPVLVTPVGGLPEAVAGLSDDLVLPSTGADAIAEGLGAALSGAIALPDEAACKRYARDHFDNAVIARRVADVYEEAIQIAG, encoded by the coding sequence ATGTCCCAATCTTCCCGGCCGATCAAATCGTTGCAGATCGGCATGCACTGGTTCCCCGAACGCGCGGGCGGCCTCGACCGGATGTACTACTCGCTCGTCGGTGCGCTGCCGGGCGCGGGCGTCGAGGTGCGCGGGCTCGTCGCGGGCTCGCCGAAGGTCGCCGACGACACGGGCGGCGCGATCCAGGGCTTCGGTCCCGCGTCGGAGCCGCTCGCGCGCCGGATGCTCGCCGCGCGGCGCGCGCTGCGCGAGGAGATCCGCAGCGAGCGGCCGGACGTGATCTCGTCGCACTTCGCGCTGTACACGTTCCCGGGCCTCGACGTGACGCGCGGGATTCCGCAGGTGTCGCACTTCCAGGGGCCGTGGGCCGACGAAAGCCAGGTCGAGGGCGCCGCGTCGCTCGGGCAGCGCGCGAAGCGCTATCTCGAACAGGCCGTCTATACGCGCTCGTCGCGGCTGATCGTGCTGTCGCAGGCGTTCGGCCAGATCCTGACGAACCGCTACGGGATCGACCCGTCGCGCGTGCGCGTGATTCCCGGCTGCGTCGACACCGCGCAGTTCGATACGCCGCTCACGCCCGCCGAGGCGCGGCACAAGCTGCAACTGCCGCAGGACCGGCCGATCGTGCTGGCCGTGCGCCGGCTCGTGCGGCGCATGGGGCTCGAGGACCTGATCGACGCGATCGGTCTTCTCAAGCATCGTCACCCGGACGTGCTGTTGCTGATCGCCGGCAAGGGCAAGATCGCCGAGGAACTGCAGCAGCGCATCGATGCGGCGGGGCTGCAGGACAACGTGAAGCTGCTCGGTTTCGTGCCCGACCATCATCTCGCGGCGCTGTACCGCGCGGCGACGGTCAGCGTCGTGCCGACGGTCGCGCTCGAAGGCTTCGGGCTGATTACCGTGGAATCGCTCGCATCCGGCACGCCGGTGCTGGTCACGCCGGTCGGCGGGTTGCCGGAGGCGGTCGCCGGGTTGTCGGACGATCTCGTGCTGCCGTCGACCGGCGCGGACGCGATCGCGGAAGGGCTCGGCGCCGCGCTGTCGGGCGCGATCGCGTTGCCCGACGAAGCCGCGTGCAAGCGTTACGCGCGCGATCATTTCGACAACGCGGTGATCGCGCGGCGCGTCGCCGATGTGTACGAAGAGGCGATCCAGATCGCGGGCTGA
- a CDS encoding FKBP-type peptidyl-prolyl cis-trans isomerase — MSVITTESGLKYEDLTEGTGAEAQAGKTVSVHYTGWLTDGQKFDSSKDRNDPFAFVLGGGMVIKGWDEGVQGMKVGGVRRLTIPPQLGYGPRGAGGVIPPNATLVFEVELLDV; from the coding sequence ATGTCTGTCATCACGACCGAGTCGGGCCTCAAATACGAAGACCTGACCGAAGGCACCGGCGCTGAAGCGCAAGCCGGCAAGACCGTCAGCGTCCACTACACGGGCTGGCTGACCGACGGTCAGAAATTCGATTCGAGCAAGGACCGCAACGACCCGTTCGCGTTCGTGCTCGGCGGCGGCATGGTCATCAAGGGCTGGGACGAAGGCGTGCAGGGCATGAAGGTCGGCGGCGTGCGTCGCCTGACGATCCCGCCGCAACTCGGCTACGGCCCGCGCGGCGCAGGCGGCGTGATTCCGCCGAACGCGACGCTCGTGTTCGAAGTCGAACTGCTCGACGTCTGA
- a CDS encoding winged helix-turn-helix transcriptional regulator, with amino-acid sequence MARQKSLADSPCPVARATDIVGDRWALLIVRDAFDGVRRFGDFRASLGVASNILSDRLRMLVDAGVFDVVPASDGTAYQEYALTKKGEGLFPVIVMLRQWGEANLFARGEPHSVLVDRSTGRAIRKLALRHDDGRPVKAAETVVRKIGDEAGATRR; translated from the coding sequence ATGGCCAGGCAGAAAAGTCTTGCGGATTCGCCGTGCCCGGTGGCGCGGGCGACCGATATCGTCGGCGATCGCTGGGCGCTGCTGATCGTGCGCGATGCGTTCGACGGCGTGCGCCGGTTCGGCGATTTTCGCGCGAGCCTCGGCGTTGCGAGCAACATCCTGTCCGACCGGCTCAGGATGCTGGTGGACGCGGGCGTGTTCGACGTCGTGCCGGCGTCGGACGGCACCGCGTATCAGGAGTACGCGCTGACCAAAAAGGGCGAAGGGTTGTTTCCGGTCATCGTGATGCTGCGGCAGTGGGGCGAGGCGAACCTGTTCGCGCGCGGCGAGCCGCATTCGGTGCTGGTCGACCGCAGCACGGGGCGCGCGATCCGCAAGCTCGCGCTGCGGCACGACGACGGCCGGCCCGTAAAAGCGGCCGAGACGGTCGTGAGGAAGATCGGCGACGAAGCGGGCGCGACGCGACGGTGA
- a CDS encoding O-antigen ligase family protein produces MSTIAAERAPSRSRSWLPEPKHWVGQAGLWTFTAALIAIHQGKVLTLAFPVLAIAVGIWLYFKSPARYVGFMWWVWFLSPEVRRLADWSKGAFTPTSLIQVAPLAVTMIAGLGLIRHYRVLAQRRGIPILLMLFGLTYAYLVGIVSSGVMAATYDLANWVYPVLIGFHIMVNARDYPEYRDVLLSTFMWGMLVMGLYGVVQYFVMPQWDVLWMIGSDMGSQGEPVPYGVRVFSTMNSSGPFAFAMMGALVFVLAAPQKIRWFAGAAGFVSFALCLVRSTWGGWVIALAIQLAQSNNRVRMRILISGVVLVGLCVPLLTVGPVADRLGARLQSITNLKDDRSYDDRNKFYATFAQTAFTDVAGEGMGATGASTKLSSDSGELGKYGSFDSGVMNVPFVLGWPGTLLYLAGVVMLFGRTLRAAFRLRKDKFVGACLSLCLSTFAMLVFTNSLIGTGGLLMFTAIFSILSAAHWQKAQRLLGAAHSRGGDH; encoded by the coding sequence ATGAGTACGATTGCCGCCGAACGCGCCCCGTCGCGCAGCCGCAGCTGGTTGCCCGAACCGAAACACTGGGTCGGGCAGGCCGGGCTGTGGACTTTCACGGCCGCGCTGATCGCCATTCACCAGGGCAAGGTGCTGACGCTCGCGTTTCCGGTGCTGGCCATCGCGGTCGGCATCTGGCTGTATTTCAAGAGCCCGGCGCGTTATGTCGGCTTCATGTGGTGGGTGTGGTTCCTGAGCCCGGAAGTGCGGCGTCTGGCCGACTGGTCGAAAGGCGCGTTCACGCCGACGAGCCTGATCCAGGTCGCGCCGCTCGCGGTGACGATGATCGCCGGCCTCGGGCTGATCCGGCATTACCGCGTGCTCGCGCAGCGGCGCGGGATTCCGATTCTGCTGATGCTGTTCGGGCTCACGTACGCGTACCTCGTCGGGATCGTGTCGAGCGGCGTGATGGCCGCGACCTACGATCTCGCGAACTGGGTGTACCCGGTGCTGATCGGTTTTCACATCATGGTCAACGCGCGCGACTATCCCGAGTACCGCGACGTGCTGCTGTCCACCTTCATGTGGGGCATGCTCGTGATGGGCCTGTACGGCGTCGTGCAGTACTTCGTGATGCCGCAGTGGGACGTGCTGTGGATGATCGGCTCGGACATGGGTTCGCAGGGCGAGCCGGTGCCGTACGGCGTGCGCGTGTTCAGCACGATGAACTCGTCGGGGCCGTTCGCGTTCGCGATGATGGGCGCGCTGGTGTTCGTGCTCGCGGCGCCGCAGAAGATCCGCTGGTTCGCCGGGGCGGCCGGCTTCGTGTCGTTCGCGCTGTGTCTCGTGCGCTCGACGTGGGGCGGCTGGGTGATCGCGCTCGCGATCCAGCTCGCGCAGTCGAACAACCGCGTGCGGATGCGCATTCTGATCAGCGGCGTCGTGCTGGTCGGCCTGTGCGTGCCGCTGCTGACCGTCGGGCCGGTCGCCGACCGTCTCGGCGCGCGCTTGCAGTCGATCACGAACCTGAAGGACGACCGCAGCTACGACGACCGCAACAAGTTCTACGCGACCTTCGCGCAGACGGCGTTCACCGACGTCGCCGGCGAAGGGATGGGCGCGACGGGCGCGTCGACGAAGCTGTCGAGCGACAGCGGCGAGCTCGGCAAGTACGGCAGCTTCGACAGCGGCGTGATGAACGTGCCGTTCGTGCTCGGCTGGCCCGGCACGCTGCTGTACCTCGCCGGCGTCGTGATGCTGTTCGGCCGCACGTTGCGCGCGGCGTTCAGGCTGCGCAAGGACAAGTTCGTCGGCGCGTGCCTGAGCCTGTGCCTGTCGACGTTCGCGATGCTCGTGTTCACGAACTCGCTGATCGGCACGGGCGGCCTGCTGATGTTCACGGCCATTTTTTCGATACTTTCCGCGGCGCACTGGCAGAAGGCGCAACGCCTGCTGGGCGCCGCGCATTCACGGGGAGGCGACCATTGA